In Leptospira sp. WS58.C1, a single genomic region encodes these proteins:
- a CDS encoding antibiotic biosynthesis monooxygenase family protein, with protein MQKVLIDTFIVPKKAEEEFFRRVKVNRSLIKNLPGFLQDSAYIREKSADEIQFVTVAVWENEDAISNAKKEVLASYQKEGFDMPGMLERLGISIERGIFESAES; from the coding sequence ATGCAAAAAGTCCTGATCGATACGTTTATCGTTCCTAAAAAAGCCGAGGAAGAATTTTTCAGAAGAGTCAAGGTGAATCGAAGCTTGATCAAAAATCTTCCCGGTTTTCTGCAAGATTCGGCTTACATCCGTGAAAAAAGCGCAGATGAGATCCAATTTGTGACTGTAGCCGTTTGGGAAAATGAAGATGCAATTTCCAACGCTAAAAAGGAAGTTTTAGCATCCTACCAAAAAGAAGGATTCGATATGCCGGGAATGCTAGAAAGACTTGGAATTTCTATCGAAAGAGGAATTTTCGAATCGGCGGAAAGTTAG
- a CDS encoding helix-turn-helix domain-containing protein, with the protein MNVETFLPSKNLQPYIRQYLIIGSDTGMRNKILPGSSLVISFRLKGKISHKEGDRESILPNSGIAGLRRNPRLIEYSKNTSTLLVIFKEGGAVNFLKEPLHNLFELNLSLDYLISAKKVRETEQRLFHTKTNLEKISIIEKFLISEWVGSKEDKLILDSVHRIRKSNGNLKIADLLKGMPISRDSYEKRFREVIGTSPKQLSNLVRMRNIIDSYSSKINFTDLAQESGYFDQAHFIKDFKTFTDETPKRFFKLSTPYW; encoded by the coding sequence GTGAATGTTGAGACATTTTTACCGAGTAAAAATTTACAACCGTATATCCGCCAGTACCTGATCATAGGAAGTGATACCGGAATGCGGAATAAAATTTTACCCGGGTCTTCCTTAGTGATCTCCTTCAGGCTTAAGGGTAAAATCAGTCACAAAGAAGGAGATCGAGAGAGTATTCTTCCTAATTCCGGAATTGCGGGACTAAGACGTAATCCTAGGTTGATCGAATATTCCAAAAACACGTCTACTCTACTTGTAATTTTTAAAGAAGGTGGAGCTGTCAATTTTCTCAAAGAACCACTTCACAATTTATTCGAATTGAATCTATCTTTGGATTATTTGATTTCTGCGAAGAAGGTACGGGAAACGGAACAGAGACTTTTTCACACAAAAACGAATCTTGAAAAAATCTCCATAATCGAAAAATTCCTAATTTCTGAATGGGTCGGGTCGAAAGAAGACAAACTAATTCTGGATTCTGTCCATAGGATCAGAAAATCGAATGGAAATCTAAAGATCGCAGATTTGCTAAAAGGAATGCCAATCAGTAGAGATTCGTATGAAAAAAGATTTAGAGAAGTGATCGGGACCAGTCCTAAACAATTATCAAACCTCGTAAGAATGCGAAATATTATAGATTCCTACTCTTCTAAGATCAATTTTACGGATCTCGCTCAGGAATCCGGATATTTTGACCAGGCCCATTTTATTAAGGATTTTAAAACTTTTACTGACGAGACTCCGAAACGGTTTTTTAAACTTTCGACTCCCTACTGGTAA
- a CDS encoding cation-translocating P-type ATPase gives MPPTQEIVYQGLSFSEASKLLQKFGPNESKLKKTSFWRISLSILSEPMLSLLLACGFIYALLGDLDEAAALSIGVIAVISLTIYQRNKSERALESLRKLSPQKAKVIREGKKIEIDSSLIVPGDLIFLSEGDKVPADGYLVDGLNLHADESLLTGESVPVLKEETDFYSPGPFSEFQKLFSGTKVVSGEGIIKVLFTGDSTSLGSIGKEMGEISESESPLQKEAKRFTTFFFLGALVFSVFLIYGLGIRNGNWMQAFLAALTFLMAVMPEEIPVVLSIFFSLGAWRISKSGVLARNLSSIESLGAATVLCVDKTGTLTENQMKVKGLISSAENSLFEFNTPEVEEEFHLLLEFSILASKKDPFDPMEKAIQELGINLLYDTEHLHANWTLEKEYPLSPKLLALSYAWNSEDPGTFVIGTKGAPEAIFDLCHFSMERTEHWEKVTETYSLQGYRAIGVARSKISNSSLPENQHDLEFEFLGLILLEDPVRETVPASVSECIKAGIRIIIITGDHAGTAKAVASKIGLEGHTESITGDELEKLTEEELDSKLDTVGIFSRIKPAQKLKIVRGFQKKGEIVAMTGDGVNDALALQAAHIGVSMGKRGTDVAREASDLVLLDDNFSSIVKSVFLGRRIYENIQKSISYILSVHVPIIGMSLLPAFTGDPLFFFPAHIMVLELIVDPICSIVFESLELEKGDRYSSPRRKNSDLLTISKFSLSFLQGIMVLILLLTLYFWMKQKGYNENEIRSFGFIFLVVSNFSLMLTNLTHKGGFISILRSLHSSVFWVFFLAASALIASFQFEFSLRLFGFQKISSDWVLLSIVLGLASGLIWEIRKIRFFA, from the coding sequence ATGCCCCCAACCCAGGAGATTGTTTATCAAGGTTTAAGTTTTTCGGAAGCCTCCAAACTTCTCCAAAAGTTTGGACCAAATGAGTCCAAGTTAAAAAAAACCTCCTTTTGGAGGATCAGTCTTTCTATTCTTTCCGAACCGATGCTATCCTTACTACTGGCATGCGGTTTTATTTACGCCTTACTCGGGGACTTAGATGAAGCAGCCGCACTCTCTATCGGTGTGATTGCAGTTATTTCTCTAACCATCTACCAGAGGAATAAATCGGAACGGGCCTTGGAATCTCTTAGAAAACTTTCCCCTCAAAAGGCGAAGGTGATAAGAGAGGGGAAAAAAATTGAGATAGATTCGTCCCTAATCGTTCCCGGAGATCTTATATTTTTATCCGAAGGAGATAAAGTTCCGGCCGACGGGTATTTGGTAGATGGATTAAATCTGCATGCCGACGAATCTCTTTTGACCGGAGAATCTGTTCCGGTCTTAAAAGAAGAAACGGATTTCTACAGTCCCGGACCTTTTTCCGAATTCCAAAAATTGTTTTCGGGAACCAAGGTTGTCTCCGGAGAAGGTATCATTAAAGTATTATTTACGGGAGACTCCACATCTCTCGGCTCTATCGGAAAAGAAATGGGTGAAATTTCCGAATCGGAAAGCCCTCTCCAAAAGGAAGCCAAAAGATTTACTACATTCTTTTTTTTAGGAGCTTTGGTATTTTCCGTTTTTCTAATATATGGTCTCGGAATACGGAACGGAAATTGGATGCAGGCCTTTTTAGCGGCGCTTACGTTCTTAATGGCGGTAATGCCGGAAGAAATTCCAGTAGTACTAAGCATATTTTTTTCCTTAGGAGCTTGGAGAATTTCCAAAAGCGGAGTTTTGGCAAGGAACCTGAGCTCTATAGAATCACTTGGGGCGGCGACTGTACTGTGCGTGGATAAAACAGGGACCTTGACCGAAAACCAAATGAAGGTGAAAGGTTTAATTTCTTCCGCTGAAAATAGTTTATTTGAATTTAATACTCCGGAAGTCGAGGAAGAATTTCATCTTCTATTGGAATTCTCCATTCTTGCCTCCAAAAAAGATCCTTTCGACCCTATGGAGAAAGCGATCCAAGAATTAGGGATCAATCTTCTATACGATACCGAACATCTTCATGCAAATTGGACGTTAGAAAAGGAATATCCACTTTCCCCCAAATTACTTGCACTTAGTTACGCCTGGAATTCGGAAGATCCGGGCACATTCGTGATCGGTACGAAAGGAGCACCGGAAGCGATCTTTGATCTTTGCCATTTTTCTATGGAAAGAACAGAACACTGGGAGAAGGTCACGGAAACTTATTCCCTCCAAGGATATAGAGCGATCGGAGTGGCAAGATCGAAAATTTCAAATTCTTCTCTTCCTGAAAACCAACATGATCTGGAATTTGAATTTTTAGGTTTGATCTTACTCGAGGATCCGGTCCGAGAAACTGTCCCTGCTTCAGTCTCAGAATGTATTAAAGCAGGGATAAGGATCATTATTATTACGGGAGATCATGCGGGAACTGCTAAAGCCGTAGCTTCTAAAATTGGATTAGAAGGACATACTGAAAGTATAACCGGAGACGAACTGGAAAAACTCACTGAAGAAGAATTGGATTCTAAATTAGATACCGTTGGGATATTTTCGCGGATCAAACCTGCACAAAAATTAAAGATAGTCAGAGGATTTCAAAAAAAGGGAGAGATCGTCGCAATGACTGGAGATGGAGTAAATGACGCTCTTGCATTGCAAGCGGCTCATATTGGGGTCTCTATGGGAAAAAGGGGAACCGACGTAGCAAGAGAAGCTTCCGATCTGGTACTATTGGATGATAATTTTTCCTCTATTGTGAAATCCGTATTTTTAGGAAGAAGGATCTACGAGAATATACAAAAAAGTATCTCTTATATTCTTTCGGTTCACGTGCCTATCATAGGAATGTCTCTATTACCGGCTTTCACTGGAGATCCGCTTTTCTTTTTTCCGGCACATATTATGGTCTTGGAGTTGATAGTAGATCCAATTTGTTCCATCGTTTTTGAGTCGTTGGAGCTGGAAAAAGGGGATCGTTATTCCAGTCCAAGGAGAAAAAATTCGGATTTACTTACTATTTCCAAATTCTCCCTCTCCTTTTTGCAAGGGATAATGGTCCTAATTTTATTATTAACCTTATATTTCTGGATGAAACAAAAAGGTTATAACGAGAATGAGATCCGATCTTTCGGTTTTATTTTTCTTGTTGTATCTAATTTCAGTCTGATGCTTACGAATTTAACTCATAAAGGAGGATTCATCTCCATTTTGAGATCTTTACATTCTAGCGTATTCTGGGTTTTCTTTTTAGCGGCTTCCGCGTTGATCGCAAGTTTTCAGTTCGAATTTAGCCTTCGGTTATTCGGTTTTCAAAAAATATCTTCCGACTGGGTGCTTCTTTCCATCGTGTTGGGACTTGCCTCCGGATTAATTTGGGAAATTAGAAAGATCCGATTTTTTGCTTGA
- a CDS encoding DUF2892 domain-containing protein, with product MKFINSNFWDRAFRVVLGTSLITWAFYIEDLYKLAIFAVGFVILATGIVGWCPIYSLFGWNTRTHSKRS from the coding sequence ATGAAATTTATAAATTCAAACTTTTGGGATAGAGCTTTCAGAGTGGTATTGGGTACTTCCTTAATTACCTGGGCTTTTTATATAGAGGATCTGTACAAGCTTGCGATTTTCGCGGTGGGTTTCGTTATACTTGCAACGGGAATTGTCGGTTGGTGTCCAATTTATTCCCTGTTCGGCTGGAATACCAGGACCCATTCCAAAAGATCATAG
- the galE gene encoding UDP-glucose 4-epimerase GalE: MKKILITGGAGYIGSHMNKYLHKLGVDTVVFDNLSNGHEKAVKWGKFFKGDLLEKADLDRVFSEHEFEAVIHFAALAYVGESVTDPQKYYINNVVGTLQLLEVMKKYGVKYFIFSSTCATYGAVTEVPILETTPQDPINPYGQSKLMIEKILADYSRAYDLKFVALRYFNASGSDLDIGEEHDPETHLLPIVIEKALGKRDSLTVNGNDYDTQDGTAVRDYIHVMDLAQAHYLGLEYLKKGGLSDFFNLGTGQGFSILEIIKTVEKISGMQIPYKIGPRREGDPAKLIADNTKAKKVLGWDPKFAKIEDIVSSAWEFHKNHSH; this comes from the coding sequence ATGAAAAAAATCCTGATCACCGGTGGAGCCGGATATATCGGCTCTCACATGAATAAATATCTCCACAAACTAGGCGTGGACACGGTTGTATTCGATAATCTTTCCAACGGTCATGAAAAAGCGGTCAAATGGGGAAAGTTTTTCAAGGGAGATCTATTAGAAAAGGCCGACCTGGATCGAGTATTTTCGGAACACGAGTTTGAAGCGGTCATTCATTTTGCCGCGCTTGCATACGTGGGAGAATCGGTCACCGATCCTCAAAAATATTATATCAATAATGTTGTGGGAACTCTCCAACTATTGGAAGTAATGAAAAAATATGGTGTCAAATACTTCATATTTTCTTCTACATGCGCTACGTACGGAGCCGTGACAGAAGTTCCGATCTTGGAGACCACACCCCAAGATCCGATCAACCCATACGGACAATCCAAGTTGATGATCGAAAAAATTTTGGCCGACTATTCGCGCGCGTACGATCTGAAATTTGTTGCTCTTCGCTATTTTAATGCTTCCGGCTCCGACTTGGATATCGGAGAAGAACATGACCCGGAGACTCATCTTCTTCCGATCGTAATTGAAAAAGCATTAGGAAAAAGAGATTCTCTTACTGTGAACGGAAATGATTACGATACACAGGACGGAACGGCGGTCCGAGATTATATCCATGTAATGGATTTAGCCCAGGCACATTATCTTGGTTTGGAATATCTAAAAAAAGGCGGGTTATCCGACTTTTTCAATTTAGGGACCGGGCAAGGGTTTTCCATTTTGGAAATTATTAAAACAGTGGAAAAGATCTCGGGAATGCAGATCCCGTACAAGATCGGACCAAGAAGAGAAGGGGATCCTGCAAAATTGATCGCAGACAATACGAAAGCTAAAAAGGTTTTGGGTTGGGATCCTAAATTCGCGAAGATAGAGGATATAGTTTCGAGCGCCTGGGAATTTCACAAAAACCATTCTCATTAA
- a CDS encoding thiol-activated cytolysin family protein: protein MKIVKNWIKPSVAVALTAGYLASCSPNQSNLSGLFGFLAGSGSSKQVEETGPGALKIADAGELYTEPSYGQALSSSSREAITPFPAGIPVPESKTGHYACTTTKWGASEVRSLVDRAILNQGSEVIYPGALLQGKFLEAGGYTPVTIPRSGGKIFLTGLKLSPNAIYSKELAQVSASNIQQGIQDILSTDVVGTAADASFSVEQVYNENHLLFNLGLDARFSDVGLKVSLGIDNLGKKNYILMKFTQKFYDVNFEDPTLSTSVFKDGANFQDPEGQIAANNPPLYVSKVSYGRVVYFLLESEYTALQVKTALEVAWDPGILSAVSPVPPIGGEVSVTHEQVLDRTRIAYFVRGGNAGLALAPISAADSATPGSMYQAIRNFLANPEAANYSAANPGVPIAYTLNYLKDRSVAKMSYTTVYDQRDCEATYSENPQVFTAKLGKVDDKVRFLMDGQEFFSTNPEADIYTGPEINLNNAMSVGSEHEFTVELYNSNCFGTALDFDLKLNGTVLRTRNLNRSVSTCGKQLTYKYKLNKITGAWSVIEENETAEF from the coding sequence ATGAAGATAGTGAAAAATTGGATCAAACCTTCTGTAGCAGTGGCTTTAACTGCCGGTTACTTAGCGAGCTGTTCCCCGAATCAATCTAACTTAAGCGGTTTGTTTGGGTTTTTAGCGGGCTCGGGCTCTTCCAAACAAGTGGAAGAAACCGGTCCAGGAGCACTTAAGATCGCGGATGCAGGCGAATTGTATACGGAACCCTCCTATGGGCAGGCTCTTTCTTCTTCCAGTAGGGAAGCGATTACTCCTTTCCCTGCAGGGATTCCTGTTCCGGAATCAAAGACAGGCCATTACGCTTGCACCACCACAAAGTGGGGAGCCTCCGAGGTGAGAAGCCTTGTGGATCGGGCCATTCTAAATCAAGGCTCCGAAGTGATCTACCCTGGGGCCTTATTACAAGGTAAATTTTTAGAAGCGGGAGGTTATACTCCGGTTACCATCCCAAGATCCGGAGGTAAAATTTTCCTTACCGGTCTGAAACTTAGCCCGAACGCGATCTACTCTAAAGAATTAGCACAAGTAAGTGCTTCTAATATACAACAAGGGATCCAAGATATTCTATCCACGGATGTTGTCGGAACTGCGGCGGACGCTTCCTTCAGTGTAGAGCAGGTGTATAACGAAAATCATTTACTATTCAATCTCGGATTGGACGCACGTTTCTCCGATGTGGGCCTAAAAGTCAGCCTTGGGATCGACAATCTGGGTAAAAAGAATTATATACTGATGAAGTTTACCCAGAAGTTCTACGACGTAAACTTCGAAGATCCTACACTTTCTACTTCCGTATTTAAGGACGGAGCGAATTTCCAAGATCCGGAAGGACAGATCGCTGCAAATAATCCTCCATTATATGTTTCTAAAGTATCTTACGGAAGAGTGGTGTATTTCCTTTTGGAATCCGAATATACCGCACTCCAAGTCAAAACCGCATTGGAAGTCGCTTGGGATCCTGGGATTCTTTCCGCGGTTTCTCCCGTTCCTCCGATCGGTGGAGAAGTTTCCGTCACTCATGAACAGGTCTTAGACAGGACTAGGATCGCGTATTTCGTAAGAGGCGGGAATGCAGGTCTGGCCCTTGCCCCGATCAGCGCGGCTGATTCCGCTACTCCGGGAAGTATGTACCAAGCAATCCGTAATTTCTTAGCGAATCCGGAAGCGGCAAATTATTCCGCTGCAAACCCTGGAGTTCCTATCGCTTATACATTAAACTATCTGAAGGACAGATCTGTTGCTAAAATGAGTTATACAACCGTGTATGACCAACGGGATTGTGAAGCTACTTATTCCGAAAATCCTCAGGTATTCACTGCAAAACTCGGAAAAGTGGATGATAAGGTCCGTTTCCTAATGGATGGGCAGGAGTTCTTCTCCACAAATCCGGAGGCGGATATTTATACGGGACCTGAGATCAATCTGAATAATGCAATGAGTGTCGGTTCAGAACATGAGTTCACAGTGGAATTGTATAACTCGAATTGTTTTGGGACAGCGTTGGATTTCGATCTGAAATTGAATGGAACCGTATTAAGAACACGTAATCTAAATAGAAGTGTAAGCACCTGTGGAAAACAGTTAACTTACAAATATAAATTGAATAAGATTACGGGTGCGTGGTCCGTCATTGAAGAGAACGAAACGGCGGAATTTTAA
- the fbp gene encoding class 1 fructose-bisphosphatase, protein MSAHPTQLMSLSQYLIEEQLKLPQATGDFTALMSHLVYAAKIVSREVRKAGLLENILGSTDQTNVQGETVMKLDEYADKIFTHTLTRCGHLCVMGSEEQEEIITIPTGYKIGKYTIAIDPLDGSSNIDANVSIGTIFSVHLRISPQGTPGTKEDLLQKGSKQRAAGYIVYGSSTMLVLCVGKGVSGFTLDPSCGEFILSHPEMKMPESGGIYSINEGNYDYWSDEVKNYIRNIKSIEGGRKPQSLRYIGSLVADFHRNLLKGGIFLYPNDTKSSKYPKGKLRLLYEVAPMALIAEQAGGMAVTVEGKRILDLEPEELHERTTFVVGSKKEVEHFLTFIKK, encoded by the coding sequence GTGAGCGCCCACCCTACCCAATTAATGAGTCTTTCCCAATATTTAATCGAGGAACAACTCAAACTTCCCCAAGCAACAGGGGATTTTACGGCACTCATGAGCCATCTCGTATACGCCGCAAAAATTGTTTCTAGAGAAGTTCGAAAAGCCGGTCTTTTGGAAAATATTCTGGGCTCCACCGACCAAACCAATGTCCAGGGTGAAACAGTCATGAAACTGGACGAATACGCGGACAAGATCTTTACGCATACACTCACTCGTTGCGGGCATTTATGTGTGATGGGAAGCGAAGAACAGGAAGAGATCATCACTATCCCGACGGGATACAAGATCGGAAAATATACGATCGCAATCGATCCCTTGGATGGTTCTTCCAATATTGATGCAAACGTTTCCATTGGTACTATTTTTTCGGTTCATTTGAGAATTTCTCCCCAAGGAACTCCGGGAACTAAGGAAGATCTTTTACAAAAAGGATCTAAACAAAGAGCAGCAGGTTACATCGTTTACGGATCTTCTACCATGCTTGTACTTTGTGTCGGAAAAGGAGTCTCCGGATTTACATTAGATCCATCCTGTGGAGAATTTATTCTTTCTCATCCCGAAATGAAAATGCCCGAATCGGGAGGGATCTATTCCATCAATGAAGGGAACTACGACTACTGGTCGGATGAAGTGAAAAATTATATCCGAAACATCAAGTCCATCGAAGGGGGACGTAAACCTCAATCTTTACGTTATATAGGTTCGCTTGTAGCCGACTTCCATAGAAACTTATTGAAAGGTGGGATCTTCTTATACCCGAACGATACCAAATCTTCCAAATATCCGAAAGGAAAGCTTAGACTTTTATACGAAGTTGCACCCATGGCACTAATCGCCGAACAAGCGGGCGGAATGGCTGTGACAGTGGAAGGTAAAAGGATCCTTGATCTGGAACCGGAAGAACTTCACGAAAGGACAACATTCGTAGTAGGATCAAAAAAAGAAGTGGAACATTTTTTGACCTTTATAAAAAAATAA
- the rpsU gene encoding 30S ribosomal protein S21 — MVGIIVKEGESIESALKRFKRDCANAGIMSEIKRREFYEKPSIKKKKALESAKRKLEKKKRLFSRKDRG, encoded by the coding sequence ATGGTAGGAATCATTGTAAAGGAAGGCGAGTCCATCGAATCCGCTCTCAAACGTTTTAAGAGAGATTGTGCTAACGCCGGAATCATGAGCGAGATCAAAAGACGTGAATTCTACGAAAAGCCTAGTATCAAAAAGAAAAAGGCTTTAGAATCCGCAAAACGCAAATTAGAAAAGAAAAAACGTCTCTTCTCCCGCAAAGACCGCGGTTAA
- a CDS encoding GatB/YqeY domain-containing protein: MSLQLKINTDLKEAMKAKQEPLLSTLRLLKADIQYELTKNGAQELSDEQIIVLIKRGYAKRTDAIQMYEKANRTDLAEKEKGEAEILKSYLPPDVPEDQIIAAVEKFVIELGASGPKDIGKVMGKVMAEFKGANIDGSKVSAIVKSKLS, encoded by the coding sequence ATGTCCCTGCAATTAAAAATAAATACCGACCTGAAAGAGGCTATGAAAGCAAAACAAGAGCCTCTTCTCTCCACCTTACGCCTACTCAAGGCCGATATTCAATACGAGCTTACGAAAAACGGAGCCCAGGAATTAAGCGATGAGCAGATCATCGTCCTGATCAAACGTGGGTATGCAAAACGTACTGATGCAATCCAAATGTACGAAAAAGCGAATCGTACCGATCTTGCAGAAAAAGAAAAGGGTGAAGCTGAAATCTTAAAATCATATCTTCCGCCAGACGTACCCGAAGATCAAATCATCGCCGCCGTAGAAAAATTTGTTATAGAACTCGGAGCATCCGGACCCAAAGACATAGGAAAGGTTATGGGAAAAGTAATGGCTGAGTTTAAAGGCGCGAACATAGACGGATCAAAGGTTTCTGCGATCGTAAAATCTAAACTTTCCTAA
- the dnaG gene encoding DNA primase, protein MQFQREFIDRIRREVPIESYISRFVPLQKRGRNMVGLCPFHQEKSPSFNVSVDKQFYHCFGCKASGDLFQFVMSYERVDFQRAKEILSEYAGIPIQEKAKEEVERTELLYKVNKKALLFFQENLRGPQGLAAREYLNSRGLGEEIQKSFQLGYAPGGFNHLTGKVFNSKEEIKAALEVGLIRESEKGKEPYDFFRDRIMFPVFDLSGRVIAFSGRILGPGKESKYVNSPASSIFDKGRTFYHLHQAKESIQKSRTSILVEGYLDVIGLVDKGLENTVACMGTAVTENHIRTMKKFSDKFLLVLDGDSAGRKGALHAAELCLKEGLDCFVILLPEGKDPFDISKELNRQELHKLLENQIPASSFVVEELLDKADSRALPEKKRRALDNLYQFLKGFNRDSDREFFLGLGARRLGISMDAVLRDYKGGGAKFASPGSDNNKDKSAKRVSGPNPAEKCEREIIALLVKANHLFRFSEELSGLEFLDSKSAFLWDFIYTRYASEEEVSPASVISSEIPNEFKESIAPFLISEADMSPEDSVKVFKGLLNQQKLFVIDKRMEELDSGSPLDDPEHFTKLAYYKTEKAKLLEFIRSENSGVR, encoded by the coding sequence TTGCAGTTCCAAAGGGAATTTATCGACCGTATTCGTAGGGAAGTTCCCATCGAAAGTTATATCAGTCGATTTGTACCCTTACAAAAAAGAGGGAGAAACATGGTGGGTCTTTGTCCATTCCACCAAGAAAAATCTCCGTCTTTTAACGTTTCCGTAGATAAACAATTCTATCATTGTTTCGGATGTAAGGCCTCCGGAGATCTATTCCAATTCGTGATGAGTTACGAAAGAGTGGATTTCCAAAGAGCGAAAGAAATCCTTTCCGAGTATGCAGGTATCCCGATCCAGGAAAAAGCGAAAGAAGAAGTAGAAAGAACCGAACTCCTTTATAAAGTAAATAAGAAGGCTCTACTTTTTTTTCAAGAAAATCTGCGGGGACCTCAAGGTCTTGCAGCAAGAGAATATTTAAATTCCAGAGGTCTCGGAGAAGAGATCCAAAAATCATTTCAACTCGGTTATGCTCCCGGCGGGTTTAATCATTTAACCGGAAAAGTTTTTAATTCAAAAGAAGAGATCAAGGCAGCTTTGGAAGTGGGCCTCATCCGCGAATCCGAAAAGGGAAAAGAACCTTATGATTTTTTTAGAGATCGGATCATGTTCCCTGTTTTCGATCTTTCCGGGAGAGTCATCGCATTTTCCGGACGAATTTTAGGCCCAGGAAAAGAGTCTAAATATGTGAACAGTCCTGCTTCTTCCATATTCGATAAAGGAAGAACGTTTTATCACCTTCACCAAGCGAAAGAATCCATCCAAAAGTCCAGGACTTCGATTTTAGTGGAGGGATATTTGGATGTGATCGGTCTCGTTGATAAGGGGCTAGAAAATACGGTCGCTTGTATGGGAACCGCTGTGACTGAAAATCATATCCGGACCATGAAAAAGTTCTCCGACAAATTCCTTCTCGTTTTGGATGGGGATTCGGCAGGCAGAAAGGGTGCGTTACATGCTGCGGAACTTTGCCTCAAGGAAGGCCTGGATTGTTTTGTTATATTATTACCGGAAGGAAAGGATCCTTTCGATATTTCCAAGGAATTGAATCGCCAAGAATTGCATAAACTATTGGAAAACCAGATCCCAGCTTCCTCTTTTGTAGTGGAAGAACTTTTGGATAAGGCGGATTCCCGCGCTCTTCCGGAAAAGAAAAGAAGGGCATTGGACAATCTTTACCAATTTTTGAAAGGATTCAATCGGGACTCCGATAGGGAGTTTTTTTTAGGGTTAGGGGCAAGAAGGCTCGGGATCAGCATGGATGCAGTTTTACGGGATTATAAGGGTGGAGGAGCCAAGTTTGCCTCTCCAGGGTCCGATAATAATAAGGATAAATCCGCCAAACGAGTATCAGGCCCGAACCCCGCCGAAAAATGCGAAAGAGAGATCATTGCCTTACTTGTGAAGGCGAATCATTTATTTCGTTTTTCCGAAGAATTATCCGGACTGGAATTCTTAGACTCTAAAAGTGCGTTTTTATGGGACTTTATATATACGAGATACGCAAGCGAAGAAGAAGTTTCTCCCGCTTCCGTGATTTCTTCCGAGATCCCGAACGAATTTAAGGAATCTATAGCACCGTTCCTGATATCGGAAGCGGATATGAGTCCGGAAGATTCCGTGAAGGTATTTAAAGGATTATTAAATCAACAGAAACTTTTCGTGATCGATAAGAGAATGGAAGAGTTGGACTCGGGCTCACCTTTGGATGATCCCGAACATTTTACAAAACTGGCATATTATAAGACCGAGAAAGCAAAATTATTGGAATTTATCCGTAGTGAAAACTCGGGCGTAAGATAG